TACATCGTGAACCAACGGTGCATCGCCGTCTACACGCATGTAGGTTATGGCATCCATAAAAACGGATGACAGGACAAATCCGACAATGGTTTTGACACCAAAGCGGGGACCCAGAATTTTGATTCCGGCATAGGTTAGCGGTATGTTCAATATTAATCCGAAAAGACCAATGGGAACACCTTCGGGCCAGAAGGAAAAAAGCCCATGCGTGAGATAGTGCACGATGATGGCAATACCGTATACGCCTCCCGGAACAATTTTATGGGGCGAGATGAAATAGACAAATCCAACGGCCAGAATAAACGAGCCGACAATGATGTACATGTAGTCGATGAACCATCGCAGGGAAAAGACCCGCTCTTTCGGTAGGAAAGCCATAATGTCTGAGTTAAATTGTTTGGGCTAAATTAGATATTTTAACCCGTTTACAATACGATAAAACCTGATCCTTTTCTTAAACATTTCATCCGGTTTGAGCTGTCGGATACTTGTTTATATAAGACTTTTATTCGGAAGAATCATTCCCTTACCAATCGTAAATAGGAACCAATTATTTGTATACAAAAAAAGGCTTCCCGATAGGAAAGCCTTTTTAATAACAGTGTAAATCTTAGAATCTTTTCTCTTTGATCCGGGCTTTTTTACCAGTCCGGCCACGCAGGTAAAACAAGCGGGCACGACGTACGCTACCTCTCCGGTTTACATCAATCTGGTCGATGAAAGGAGAGTTGAACGGGAAAATTCTTTCCACACCTACGTTACCCGATATTTTCCGAACAGTAAAGGTTTTGGTCAAACCGGAACCTTTGATCTGAATTACCGTACCACGATAATTCTGAACTCTCTCCTTGTTACCCTCACGGATTTTGTAATGTACCGTGATGGTATCACCAGGACCGAACTTCGGAAGTTCTTTCTGTTCGCCTATAAATGCGTTTTCTGCTACTTTAATGAGATCCATCGTATTTATTTTAGATAGTTGACGAACGCAATATTAACAGGTTTTCTGCCAGAGATTACGTACGGAAATTTCGCGGCAAAAATATGGATTTTTTTCTGAATCGTAAAATATTAGCTCCAAAATCCACTTTTGCGTTCAGCTTATTTTTCTTTTAAATGGTCACCGGTTTGCTTGGCCACGTTGCGGTACCACCATTCCGGGTAACCGGGTTGAGCTGGCATCACCGGAAGTTTACCGCTTTCGTTGCGCTCGAACTTACCATCTTTCTCTTTCATGATGTTACCATCCTTGTACTTGATAATCAGGTAATGCTCCAGCTGTGTCCAGCGATTCACTGTCAGGTTCACCTGCTTGTCGGAATATTCCGTTAAGAATTTGCGGGCCATATCGTGCTCGCCTTTGTTCCAGAGGTCCATGGCAGCTTCATCAACTGCAGGGGTGAAATCGACAAATTTGGTTTCGAGTTCACTCTGCACTTTCTGAATGTCTTTGATCATGTAATCGTAACGCAGGTAAGCCAGGTTCGATACGGTATTGAATACCCAGAAAGCAGAATTGTCAGACCAGGTCAGCATGTCGCCGTTTCCTACGCGAATAGGTTCCGGAACTTTCTGAATACCGCAATATACCGGCATATAGCAGGTAGAATAGGTATCATCAACGCCAAACCACATAATGCCACCAATTGGATCGGGGTATTTAGAGCGCATTTGAGCGATGAACGAGAAGCCGGTTTGTTGAGTTGAGATAGCACGCTCGTTGACGTAAGTCGTCGAATCAACCTGCCAGGTCAACGGACGCCAGCGGTAAGGCAGTTTGAATGGACCGGCACCTGGATCTTTGGTCATATCCAAAGCAGTTCCTTCGAAGTGGTCGCGCATCATGCCCATCACGTCTTTTACTGTTAACAACGTATCAGGTTTTACCCAAAGCGGCATGCGGTTGGTTGCATAACCGTTGGCTCCGTGAATAATTTTACCCATGGCATAGTCCTGATATTGGTCCATGTTGCTGGCAACTTTACGGAAACCAGCCCAAACACGTGCATCGCAGAAACGAGCGCCTTCGAAATTTACGGGAGCGTAGGTTCCTGAAAAGCTAAAGTCCTTGTTTTTTCCGTCGAACCATCCTTTTTCCCGTGCAAACGAAATCACATCGCTTGAGTATAGGCAGTTATCCGGGTCGTTCAACGGGAAAGTGGTGATACGAGCCTGGTTGGCGTGTCCGGAAATGTATCCGTCGGGAATGCGACGAGCTACCCAAACCGCACCTTTTTCAGCTTCACCTTTACCAATCATTTCCAGAATCCACACTTCGTTCGGGTCAGCAATCGAGAAGGATTCTCCTTCGCTGGCATATCCGTATTGGGCAACCAGGTTGGTCATTACCTTAATGGCTTCGCGAGCTGTTTTGGCACGTTGAAGCGTCAGGTAAATCAAACTTCCATAATCGACAATGGCACCGGGTTGGTGTTGCAATTCTTCGCGGCCACCAAAAGTTGTTTCACCGATGGAAAGCTGATGTTCGTTCATATTTCCGGTTACCTGGTAAGTATGGGCAACCTGAGGGATTTTTCCCAGAAATTTGCCGGTATCCCATTCAGTGACATCGACCATTTCGCCCGGCTTATGATCGGCTGCCGGCCAGAAATACATTTCTCCGTAAAGTGTATGTGAGTCAGCTGCGTAGGTTATCATGGTTGAGCCATCGACCGTTGCACCTTTGGTAATCAAAAAGTTGGTACAGGCGTCGGCTACGTGAACCTGCAGCGCCAGCCAAATCAGGCTAGTCAGTAAGAGCGTTTTCTTCAGCATAATAGAAAGGAATTTTTTCGTTTTTGACAAAAATAGGAAAATAAATGAATGCGCTACTGCGGCAAATGCGCACTGTACGACCTTTTTATATGATATTTGTTAGGTTTTCTCTGTCTTATGGTAAATGAATGGTACCGCCGGTGTTGTCGCGGGAAGCTCCGGTAACAGCAGAAAGACAGTTGATTTCTTGCCGGTTGGCCAATACGCCCAGGAAGGCAAAGATGAGTGCTTCCTTAAAATCGATGATCTCCTTCTCGGGAATAATGACTTCTGCTTTAGAACATGCGGCAATGCGATTCATCAACAGGGGATTGTGTGCGCCACCTCCGGTAACCAGCATTTTTCCCGGATGGCGGATGGCCTGGCCAATTTGAATAGCAACATGTTCATAAAGCGTCCTCATTTGGTCGGGTAGCGATAGAGAACTTTTCGTCAGCAACGGAATGAGTTGGCCGTCAAGCCACTCTTTGCCCAGCGATTTGGGTGGTTTTTCTGCGTAAAAGGGCAAGTTATTCAGCTCGTTCAGCAGAGCATTATCTACCTGTCCGCTTTTTGCGATGAGGCTATCCATATCGTATTCCTGTCCCTTTTGTTGGGCCAGATAATTGAGCACGATGTTGGCGGGACCAATGTCGAAGGCAATGCGTTGTCCTTTTTCTTCGTATGAGATGTTGGCAAAGCCACCCAGGTTGAGACAGTACTCATAATCGCTGAAAAGAATTAGGTCGCCTACCGGGACGAGAGGAGCTCCCTGGCCCCCTAATGCTACATCCATATTCCGGAAGTCGGCAATGGTTTTAATACCGGTTTCGGCAGCGATTATCGTTCCATTTCCCAGTTGAAACGTGAACTGTTTTTCAGGCTGATGAAAAATCGTGTGACCGTGCGATGCGATGAGTTCCGGTGCCGTTTTTCCTTGCAGAAATCGGTTGATGACTTCTCCGGTATACCGTGCATATTCGTTATGAAGTAGCAAGATTTCCTGCGCTGTACTTTTTTCCGCTTCTCTCAGTTTTTTCTGCCATTCAGCAGAATAAGGAACGGTGTCGGCAGCCTCGATGACAAATGACCAGCCCGATTTGCTAAGTTCGAAACGGCACAATGCCAGGTCGATTCCATCGAGCGAAGTGCCTGACATTAGACCTAATGCGGTAATACTTTCTTTCATTTGTAGAAGGTTGCCGTATATACCGATTGATTTCCTTTTGCATCGGCAATCGTGAGTTTCAACTGGTGGGTTTTTCCCATTTCCAGACGGGTCGGGTCAATCGTGTAAGTTAGTAAGTCATATTTGGGATCGTAGGCAAATAGTGCCCATTTTTCGTCGATTTCGCCCCGGTAGGTTGCGATTCCCGAAAGGTTATCTTTGATTCTGAAACGGATGTGCTTTGGATTTACGAGGTGTTTGTGCTCTTTAATACTAAGCGAACGAATCGTCGGAGGAACGGTGTCCACTGCCACGCTGAAATTTCCAAAATAGCGCGGATAACCTACGATCCAGCCATCGGAATATCCACCACCGGCGCTCCATTTCTGGCCATCCGGGTCGAGAATGACGAGCAGTGCTTTGCTTTCCAGCGAATCAGGAAGACTGTCCGGCTTAATAGACACGCGAATAGGCTTTTGTAGCGGCGTATATTTATCCTGAATTTCCTGCAAGGGGGCATAGCATCCATCGGGTGTGGCTTCTTCCTTGAAATGAAATGCCAAATCATCATACAAGGCTTCAGCAGGTACTTTCAATTTCAGGTTATCTGCCTGAAAGTAATTGTCTTTGTCGTACGAAAATATCCGGGCGCCGTTATTCTGTCGCTGTGTACTATCGGGCGGTGTGCTTTGCACCTGGAATTCAAGTGTTGACTTATTGTCATAAGCGTCAGCGGTAATTACTTTCACCTGGTGGATCTTGTCATCCGTGAAATCGACAATGCCGTTGTTTTTATCGATGGTGTATATGTCGAGCTTATTTCCCGGCTGGCGGAAGAGCCGATGAACCCAACGTCCGTATCGTTCGCGCTCGGCATAGTCAGCCAGGCTGTTCACGTAACGCGTTTCAGTAAAAGAGATATCGTTTATCTTAAAACCGAAGATGGTATCCTGATCGACCACCAGTAACGCGCTGTATATACCGCATTTGCTCCAGCTTGCATTCAGGTAATCGACAGCCTGTATACCAAAGGCAGTCGGACCGCTCACTTTTAAAACCGGATTTCCTTTCAGGTGATATTCCGACGAATAGTAGACGGTTGAGTATCGCTTGTGATTGTACATGCCGGTTGAAGGAAAGGAATAGGCGTAAAGCGAAATCATTTTGGGTGGCATATTGTCTTTTATCGGGAAGTGCCATTTCAAGCCGTTCTGCGGGCGCTGAGTTTGTGTGTCACGGATTTCGAAATGCAGATGCGGACCTCCTGAACTTCCTGCATTTCCCGACCAGGCAATGACATCTCCCTGTTTCACCGGAAACGAATCACGGGGAATGGTAAGGTTTACAGCAAACTGTTCACGTTTATACTGAATTCGTCTTACATATCTTTGTAAACGTGGCATCAGGCGCTCCAGGTGGCCATACACCGAAGTGATTCCGTTTGGATGATTAATATAAACAGCACGGCCATAGCCGGTGGGAGAGATGGCAACACGCGTAACATACCCATCAGCAACCGAATGAACCGGAACGCCTGTATGACCGCCGGTCCGCATATCGAGTCCCGAATGAAAGTGATTGGGGCGTAGTTCTCCAAAATTACCCGAAAGGGAAATCGGCGGTTTGATGGGAGGAATCAACGTCTGTGGTTCATCGGGTGGTGGAGGGGCCTCTTGACCATAAATCTGAAATGACCATATCCATAGCAGCACAAAAAGCGGGGTAAATAGCTTCATTCTCTTTCCCTTTCAGTTTATCTCACGAAAATAAAAACTTTACACCGACCATACTAGTATTATGTGGAATGAAATTTTTTCGATTTGATTAAAATATTAACTTTGTGTAGGAAATCCTGAAGTATGACAGAACGCGAAACTGTTTTATTAGGAGAGTTTAAGGAGAAAATCGATAAGCTTATTCGGCGTTGTGAAACGTTGAAAAGTGAGAACTATCGTCTCCTGGAAGAACAGGTTCAACTCCAGGACCAAATCAGGTTGTTGAGCAGTCGCAACGAAGAGTTGGCTGAAAGAAACGAACAACTGAAATTTGCTAAGTCGTTACTGGCGTCTGATGGTCAATCGCACGATGCCCGTATCAAGATTAACCGAATAGTGCGGGAAATAGATAAGTGTATTGCTATGTTGAATAAGTAATACCACCTGCTGAAATGGAAGATAAGCTTTCAATCAATATTAATATAGCCGACCGTCGGTATCCGTTGCGAATTGACCGCAACGACGAGGAAAAGATACGGAAGGCGGCGAAAATTATTAACGACAAGGTACTGCAATACAAGCAGCGCTATGCCAATAAAGACAGCCAGGATTGTTTGTCGATGGCAACTTTGCAGTTTGTGATTCAGATGCTTGAAGTTGAGAAACGAAATGATATTTCGCCATTGGTTGAAGAACTGGAAGAACTAAACGATTTTTTAGCAGAATATCTGGAAAAGGAAAGTTAATTAAGTCAGTTTAATTAATGATATTTGCCCGCATTTTGTCTTCTTTCAATTAAGGAATTTGATTGAGAGAAGTTGAAATTGCGGGTTTTTTGGTAAAATTGAACTATTAATAAATTGTGACATGACAATGACAATCATAGCTGGTGTTATTGGCTTAATATTAGGAGGAGTGATTTCCTACTATGTTTGGGACAAGGCACTTAAGAAAAAGAAAAACAAACTCATCGGCGAGGCCGAAGCCAAGGCCGAGATGCTGAAGGAGAAGAAGATGCTCCAGGCAAAAGAAAAATTTATTCAGCTCAAGTCGGAGCACGAAAAGTATATCAACGAGAAAAATCAGCGGATTACCGGTGCTGAGAACAAACTGAAACAGCGCGAAAGCACTTTCCTGCAACGCAAAGAAGAGTTGCAGCGTAAAGTGAAGGAATTTGAAACTACCCGGAAAGAGGTAGAGGTAATTCGCGAGAATCTGAGCGCTCAGATGGAAATGGTTGAGCAGAAGAGTGAAGAGCTGGACAAAATGCACAAACAGCAGGTGGAACAACTGGAATCGATTTCCGGTTTGTCTGCTGAAGAAGCAAAAGCTCAATTGACCGACTCACTGAAAAATGAGGCCAAAACCGAGGCAATGTCGTACATCCAGGAAATTATGGATGAAGCCAAGATGACTGCCAATAAGGAGGCCAAAAAGATTGTTATCAAATCTATTCAGCGGGTTGCCACTGAAACAGCTGTGGAAAATTCAGTTACCATCTTCCACATCGAGAACGACGAAATCAAAGGTCGTATTATCGGTCGTGAAGGACGTAACATCCGAGCGTTGGAAGCAGCTACCGGTGTTGAAATTATTGTCGATGATACGCCGGAAGCCATTGTACTTTCAGCGTTCGATCCGGTACGCCGCGAAATTGCCCGTTTGGCATTGCACCAACTGGTAACAGACGGACGTATTCACCCGGCCCGCATTGAAGAGGTCGTGAACAAGGTGAAGAAGCAGATTGAAGAGGAGATTATCGAGACTGGAAAACGGACTTGTATCGACCTGGGTATTCACGGAATGCATCCCGAGTTGATTCGTTTGATCGGTAAAATGAAATATCGTTCGTCTTACGGACAGAACCTGTTGCAGCACTCGCGCGAAACCGCCAACCTGTGTGCCATCATGGCTTCTGAGCTTGGGTTGAACCCGAAACAGGCCAAGCGTGCCGGACTGTTGCACGATATTGGTAAAGTGCCGGATGACGAGCCGGAATTGCCACACGCTATTCTAGGTATGAAGCTGGCCGAAAAATACAAAGAGAAGCCGCTTGTGACCAATGCCATTGGTGCTCACCACGACGAGATTGAGATGACCAGCTTGCTGGCACCAATCGTTCAGGTTTGTGACGCGATTTCAGGTGCTCGTCCGGGTGCCCGTCGTGAAGCTGTTGAGTCGTACATCAAGCGTCTGAAGGACTTGGAAGCTATGGCGCTTGCATATCCGGGTGTTATGAAAACTTATGCAATCCAGGCCGGTCGTGAGTTGCGCGTGATTGTGGGAAGTGACAAGCTGACTGATAAGGAGGCTGAAGAGCTTTCGTACGATATCGCCAAGAAAATCCAGGATGAAATGACGTATCCCGGACAGGTGAAAATCACGGTGATTCGTGAAACACGTGCAGTGAATTATGCGAAATAAGTAACAATACCAGATACAAAAAAGAGCTTCGAATTTTCGAAGCTCTTTTTTTATGCGGTGATAATCTCTTTTAATACATCCAGCTGTTTTATTTTCTCTTCATCGCCTGTTGCCCGGTAGGCATCCTGCAAACTATCAATGAGTCCTTTCAGACAAAAACGGTCGTCCATCATAATGTCCGAACCCATTTCCAAT
This Prolixibacter sp. NT017 DNA region includes the following protein-coding sequences:
- the rplS gene encoding 50S ribosomal protein L19 encodes the protein MDLIKVAENAFIGEQKELPKFGPGDTITVHYKIREGNKERVQNYRGTVIQIKGSGLTKTFTVRKISGNVGVERIFPFNSPFIDQIDVNRRGSVRRARLFYLRGRTGKKARIKEKRF
- a CDS encoding anhydro-N-acetylmuramic acid kinase, whose protein sequence is MKESITALGLMSGTSLDGIDLALCRFELSKSGWSFVIEAADTVPYSAEWQKKLREAEKSTAQEILLLHNEYARYTGEVINRFLQGKTAPELIASHGHTIFHQPEKQFTFQLGNGTIIAAETGIKTIADFRNMDVALGGQGAPLVPVGDLILFSDYEYCLNLGGFANISYEEKGQRIAFDIGPANIVLNYLAQQKGQEYDMDSLIAKSGQVDNALLNELNNLPFYAEKPPKSLGKEWLDGQLIPLLTKSSLSLPDQMRTLYEHVAIQIGQAIRHPGKMLVTGGGAHNPLLMNRIAACSKAEVIIPEKEIIDFKEALIFAFLGVLANRQEINCLSAVTGASRDNTGGTIHLP
- a CDS encoding dipeptidase, with translation MLKKTLLLTSLIWLALQVHVADACTNFLITKGATVDGSTMITYAADSHTLYGEMYFWPAADHKPGEMVDVTEWDTGKFLGKIPQVAHTYQVTGNMNEHQLSIGETTFGGREELQHQPGAIVDYGSLIYLTLQRAKTAREAIKVMTNLVAQYGYASEGESFSIADPNEVWILEMIGKGEAEKGAVWVARRIPDGYISGHANQARITTFPLNDPDNCLYSSDVISFAREKGWFDGKNKDFSFSGTYAPVNFEGARFCDARVWAGFRKVASNMDQYQDYAMGKIIHGANGYATNRMPLWVKPDTLLTVKDVMGMMRDHFEGTALDMTKDPGAGPFKLPYRWRPLTWQVDSTTYVNERAISTQQTGFSFIAQMRSKYPDPIGGIMWFGVDDTYSTCYMPVYCGIQKVPEPIRVGNGDMLTWSDNSAFWVFNTVSNLAYLRYDYMIKDIQKVQSELETKFVDFTPAVDEAAMDLWNKGEHDMARKFLTEYSDKQVNLTVNRWTQLEHYLIIKYKDGNIMKEKDGKFERNESGKLPVMPAQPGYPEWWYRNVAKQTGDHLKEK
- a CDS encoding M23 family metallopeptidase, whose amino-acid sequence is MKLFTPLFVLLWIWSFQIYGQEAPPPPDEPQTLIPPIKPPISLSGNFGELRPNHFHSGLDMRTGGHTGVPVHSVADGYVTRVAISPTGYGRAVYINHPNGITSVYGHLERLMPRLQRYVRRIQYKREQFAVNLTIPRDSFPVKQGDVIAWSGNAGSSGGPHLHFEIRDTQTQRPQNGLKWHFPIKDNMPPKMISLYAYSFPSTGMYNHKRYSTVYYSSEYHLKGNPVLKVSGPTAFGIQAVDYLNASWSKCGIYSALLVVDQDTIFGFKINDISFTETRYVNSLADYAERERYGRWVHRLFRQPGNKLDIYTIDKNNGIVDFTDDKIHQVKVITADAYDNKSTLEFQVQSTPPDSTQRQNNGARIFSYDKDNYFQADNLKLKVPAEALYDDLAFHFKEEATPDGCYAPLQEIQDKYTPLQKPIRVSIKPDSLPDSLESKALLVILDPDGQKWSAGGGYSDGWIVGYPRYFGNFSVAVDTVPPTIRSLSIKEHKHLVNPKHIRFRIKDNLSGIATYRGEIDEKWALFAYDPKYDLLTYTIDPTRLEMGKTHQLKLTIADAKGNQSVYTATFYK
- the rny gene encoding ribonuclease Y; protein product: MTMTIIAGVIGLILGGVISYYVWDKALKKKKNKLIGEAEAKAEMLKEKKMLQAKEKFIQLKSEHEKYINEKNQRITGAENKLKQRESTFLQRKEELQRKVKEFETTRKEVEVIRENLSAQMEMVEQKSEELDKMHKQQVEQLESISGLSAEEAKAQLTDSLKNEAKTEAMSYIQEIMDEAKMTANKEAKKIVIKSIQRVATETAVENSVTIFHIENDEIKGRIIGREGRNIRALEAATGVEIIVDDTPEAIVLSAFDPVRREIARLALHQLVTDGRIHPARIEEVVNKVKKQIEEEIIETGKRTCIDLGIHGMHPELIRLIGKMKYRSSYGQNLLQHSRETANLCAIMASELGLNPKQAKRAGLLHDIGKVPDDEPELPHAILGMKLAEKYKEKPLVTNAIGAHHDEIEMTSLLAPIVQVCDAISGARPGARREAVESYIKRLKDLEAMALAYPGVMKTYAIQAGRELRVIVGSDKLTDKEAEELSYDIAKKIQDEMTYPGQVKITVIRETRAVNYAK
- a CDS encoding cell division protein ZapA, with product MEDKLSININIADRRYPLRIDRNDEEKIRKAAKIINDKVLQYKQRYANKDSQDCLSMATLQFVIQMLEVEKRNDISPLVEELEELNDFLAEYLEKES